The Synechococcus sp. MVIR-18-1 region AATTTTTTCCGGTGAACTGGCTGAAAATTGCGAAAGGCTGCAGGCCCAAGCCAGGTGAAAAAGCAAATTGTCCGCAAGCAATTGGTATTCAATTAAAGGCAGGTTCCATCGTTGGAGATCTGCCTCCCTATGAAGCCTTTTGTTTGGGTGGTTCGAATTCAGTGCGTGGTTGGTATGACTGCGACCTAGCTGTTGGGCGTAGTTACGGGGAAGCAACCCTGGAATATCGCTTCCCGATCATCAGTATTTTTGCGGGTGAATTGTTCGTTGATGCAGGTACCGATTTCGGTTCTCAGAGCAATGTTCCTGGTAAGCCCGGCACTCTTCTGAAAAAGCCTGGTTCGGGTTTCTCCATCGGTACAGGTGTGATCGTGACAACGCCCGTTGGACCTCTGCGTCTTGAGGTTGCCAGTCAGGATTTCACCGGTGAGTGGAGATTCAACTTAGGAGTGGGCTGGAAGTTTTAATGGGGGCCTGGCCTGCTGATTACAACAACTCATGGACGTTGGCATCCAGTGTGTCGCGCTCAGGGATTGGATTGCATAGCGGAAAGCAGTGTGACGTCACTCTCTTTCCCTCAGAGCAAGAGGGGTTTTATGTGCGCTGGCTTGATCAAACGTCAAAGCCTGTCCGTTTAGACCCCTCACAGGTGCGCGATAGCCAGCTGTGTACCACCCTGGACTTTGGAGACAGACAGCTCTCCACCGTGGAACATCTGCTCGCTGCTCTCGCTGGCTGCGGGGTATCCCACGTTGAGCTCCAGGTTTCGGGTACAGAAATTCCGCTTCTTGATGGGTCAGCTTTGGGCTGGGTAGAGGCCATTGCTGAAGCCGGATTAACCGAAGCATCAACACCACGACGCCCCCCTTTGGTGCTGTCTGAACCGCTGGCCTTTCATCGCGGGACCAGTGTCATTGCTGCGACCCCTGCTGATCGCTTCACGCTCGTTGGCGTGATTGATTTTCCTCAACAAGCCATTGGCCGACAGCAGTTAACCCTCGAGCTCTCTCCTCAAACGTTTATGGATGAGATCGCTCCGGCTCGGACCTTTGGTTTTCGCGAGCAAGTGGAACAACTCCGCTCCTCTGGTCTCATTCGTGGAGGTGCTTTAGATAATGCCCTCGTCTGTGATGG contains the following coding sequences:
- the lpxC gene encoding UDP-3-O-acyl-N-acetylglucosamine deacetylase; translation: MGAWPADYNNSWTLASSVSRSGIGLHSGKQCDVTLFPSEQEGFYVRWLDQTSKPVRLDPSQVRDSQLCTTLDFGDRQLSTVEHLLAALAGCGVSHVELQVSGTEIPLLDGSALGWVEAIAEAGLTEASTPRRPPLVLSEPLAFHRGTSVIAATPADRFTLVGVIDFPQQAIGRQQLTLELSPQTFMDEIAPARTFGFREQVEQLRSSGLIRGGALDNALVCDGDSWMNPPLRFPDEPVRHKILDLIGDLALVGFPQAQVLVYRGSHGLHTELAAALADQLVPQR